A genomic region of Daphnia carinata strain CSIRO-1 chromosome 5, CSIRO_AGI_Dcar_HiC_V3, whole genome shotgun sequence contains the following coding sequences:
- the LOC130696237 gene encoding uncharacterized protein LOC130696237 translates to MMHKWSVAMILCCWMLLLSVSARASASNLDDDNGLDGDFEDVSTTDVHPTARFAFVNLNSDGSLSFTFNATSLQYTLLAALTALVLAAILLPLLGLIGIGSQEPEYGYAYTDQQGYTGPSYDAPAPTYGANSYGHSSYSKRSLSWMGPVMEALSKSYQRYEIGSGSSRSEEKHQE, encoded by the exons atgatgcACAAGTGGAGCGTAGCGATGATTTTATGCTGCTGGATGCTGTTGCTCTCAGTTAGCGCCAGAGCGTCGGCCAGTAATCTAGACGATGATAACGGTTTGGACGGTGATTTCGAAGATGTTAGCACCACCGACGTCCATCCGACTGCGCGTTTCGCTTTCGTCAATTTGAATTCCGACGGTTCGCTATCCTTCACGTTCAATGCCACGTCTCTTCAGTACACGCTATTAGCCGCTTTGACTGCCCTCGTCTTGGCGGCCATCCTCCTGCCGTTGTTGGGTCTCATCGGCATCGGTAGCCAAGAACCGGAGTACGGATACGCTTATACGGATCAGCAAGGCTACACTGGACCTTCTTACGACGCTCCGGCACCTACCTATGGCGCCAATTCTTACGGCCATTCTTCTTATAGCAAACG GTCGTTGAGCTGGATGGGTCCTGTCATGGAAGCTCTTTCAAAGAGCTACCAGCGATATGAGATAGGCAGTGGAAGCAGCCGGAGCGAAGAGAAACATCAAGAATGA